A region from the Nocardioides exalbidus genome encodes:
- a CDS encoding ABC transporter ATP-binding protein: protein MQDFPPRIATFFTGTDDAPTPDPDTRSPAAFLRWVLGQQKGLIALSSLCYALWFLPMTLGPWIFGRAVDDGIVGGSVAALLGWAALLLVVVLIGGVFGVVSHTLVVRSWLVGLYGTLEMVTRKVAQMGHVLPRRSPTGEVLSVASSDSDEFGALTEIVARTAGQLASYLTVAFIVLTMSWQLGVLTLVAAPVLVGAALPLLRPLHRRQEVERSRTSDLTSLATDIVAGLRILRGIGGEQTFGANYDRQSQSARQAGVAAGIWQAVVEAVGVLLSGIFLVALVWLGTRQVQEGALTVGELITFLGYGLFMVGPIRTFFEFAQKVTRALVSARKAVAIFEQRPPWRDPAQPVALDGTAGLHDDASGLDVRPGLLTVVVSAVPEQSAALADRLGRYLPADTEPAPTEDEAGAKGRAARRARAARAQERARIAALDEERAGRDWGVTLGGVDLARASLGDVRRQVLVSDTGSQVFAGTLQDAVDPHGRLTREEAEHALRVANAEDVYDALPEGWQGQLDERGRGLSGGQRQRVVLARAIATDAPVLVLVEPTSAVDAHTEARVAERVAETRRGRTTVVATVSPLWLHHADHVVLLHDGTVAAEGDHADLLAGNDDYRRVVARALDDEEVAR, encoded by the coding sequence ATGCAGGACTTCCCTCCCCGGATCGCGACGTTCTTCACCGGAACCGACGACGCACCCACCCCGGACCCCGACACCCGGTCCCCTGCGGCGTTCCTCCGCTGGGTCCTCGGGCAGCAGAAGGGCCTGATCGCCCTCTCGTCCCTCTGCTACGCGCTGTGGTTCCTCCCGATGACCCTCGGACCCTGGATCTTCGGCCGCGCGGTGGACGACGGCATCGTCGGCGGGTCGGTCGCGGCGCTGCTGGGCTGGGCGGCCCTGCTGCTGGTCGTCGTCCTGATCGGCGGCGTCTTCGGGGTCGTCTCCCACACCCTCGTGGTCCGCAGCTGGCTCGTCGGCCTCTACGGCACCCTCGAGATGGTCACCCGCAAGGTGGCGCAGATGGGGCACGTGCTGCCCCGGCGCTCCCCCACCGGCGAGGTGCTCAGCGTCGCGTCGAGCGACTCCGACGAGTTCGGCGCGCTCACCGAGATCGTGGCGCGCACGGCCGGCCAGCTGGCGTCGTACCTCACCGTGGCGTTCATCGTGCTGACGATGTCGTGGCAGCTCGGCGTGCTCACGCTGGTCGCCGCACCCGTCCTGGTCGGCGCCGCACTGCCGCTGCTGCGCCCCCTCCACCGGCGCCAGGAGGTGGAGCGCTCGCGCACCTCCGACCTGACCTCGCTGGCCACCGACATCGTGGCCGGGCTGCGGATCCTGCGCGGCATCGGCGGCGAGCAGACCTTCGGCGCCAACTACGACCGGCAGTCGCAGTCGGCGCGGCAGGCCGGCGTCGCGGCCGGGATCTGGCAGGCGGTGGTCGAGGCCGTCGGTGTCCTGCTCTCCGGGATCTTCCTGGTCGCGCTGGTCTGGCTGGGCACCCGGCAGGTCCAGGAGGGCGCGCTGACCGTCGGCGAGCTGATCACCTTCCTCGGCTACGGCCTGTTCATGGTCGGCCCGATCCGGACCTTCTTCGAGTTCGCGCAGAAGGTGACCCGCGCCCTGGTGAGCGCGCGCAAGGCCGTCGCGATCTTCGAGCAGCGACCCCCGTGGCGCGACCCCGCGCAGCCGGTGGCCCTCGACGGCACGGCCGGCCTCCACGACGACGCCAGCGGGCTCGACGTACGACCCGGGCTGCTGACCGTCGTGGTCAGCGCAGTGCCCGAGCAGAGCGCCGCGCTCGCCGACCGGCTCGGTCGCTACCTGCCTGCCGACACCGAGCCGGCGCCGACCGAGGACGAGGCGGGAGCCAAGGGCCGCGCCGCGCGCCGTGCCCGCGCCGCCCGGGCGCAGGAGCGCGCCCGCATCGCCGCGCTCGACGAGGAGCGCGCCGGCCGCGACTGGGGCGTGACGCTGGGCGGGGTGGACCTCGCCCGCGCCAGCCTGGGAGACGTACGCCGCCAGGTGCTGGTGAGCGACACCGGCAGCCAGGTCTTCGCCGGCACGCTGCAGGACGCCGTCGACCCGCACGGCCGGCTCACCCGCGAGGAGGCCGAGCACGCGCTGCGGGTCGCCAACGCCGAGGACGTCTACGACGCCCTGCCGGAGGGCTGGCAGGGCCAGCTCGACGAGCGCGGCCGCGGCCTCTCCGGCGGCCAGCGCCAGCGGGTGGTCCTCGCCCGGGCGATCGCCACCGACGCGCCCGTCCTGGTCCTCGTCGAGCCGACGTCCGCCGTCGACGCGCACACCGAGGCCCGCGTGGCCGAGCGCGTCGCCGAGACCCGGCGGGGGCGCACCACGGTCGTCGCGACGGTCTCCCCGCTGTGGCTGCACCACGCGGACCACGTCGTCCTCCTCCACGACGGGACCGTGGCGGCCGAGGGCGACCACGCCGACCTGCTGGCCGGCAACGACGACTACCGGCGCGTGGTCGCGCGGGCCCTCGACGACGAGGAGGTGGCTCGATGA